GCTCTTATGGCGCCATTCTCTGTAATATAGCCTATACCCTGTTCTTGGCAAAAGAAAAACACACGGCTAAAATCGATTCCCTTTTCACCAAGGCCCATAATATTTTTGAGGGTTTAAAACTGGATTACGAGCTGTCTGCTAGCAGCAACGATATGTCCGAATTCTACCAAGCCACCAACGAAAAAGAGAAGGCCCTTTTTTATGCCGAAAAAGCCCACGGGATAGGCAAAAGAGGCAAGTTGTATGAAGAAGAACTCCGTGCCCTGAAACAGCTCTCCAGACTAAAAGAAGGCGAGGCGGGCAAGGCCCATTTATATGAGTACATAGCACTCCATGACAGCCTTATAGCCAACGAGCGTGCCAACAGAAACAAATTTGCCCGGATCCAGTTTGAGACCGACCAATATATAAACGAGACCAAGCGCCTAAGCACGCAGAACATATTGATATCGGTTATAGCTGCCATTTTTATACTGAGCTTGGGGCTGCTGTATTTTATAAGGCTGCAACAGGGAAAGAACCAAAGACTCCTTTTTGACAGGGAACAGCAAGAGGCCAACCAGGAGATCTATGGCCTGATGCTCAGGCAACAGGCGAAACTGGAGGAGGGCAGGATGCAGGAGCGCCATAGGATAGCGGAAGACCTGCACGATGGCATACTGAGCCAGTTGCTGGGCACCCGAATGAACATGGGCTTTTTGGACCTAAAGGGCGACGATGGTACCATGGGGGACTACCACCGGTTTTTGGACGAGATCCAAAAGATCGAAAAAGAGATCAGGTCACTGTCCCATGAGCTCAAAGGGGATGAGGTTCTGACAAAAACGAATTTCGAATCCATGATGGACCAATACTTAAAGACCCAAAGCCTGGTGGGCGGTTTTGAATATGAGATTGTAAACAGAGGTGTTTTGTTTGACGGCATCCAGGATTTTACAAAAGTCAATATCTACAGAATCCTTCAGGAAGCCGTACAGAACATTGTCAAGCACGCAAGGGCCAACCATGTGTGTATTGGTTTTTATTTAGAAGCCGAACGGTTGAACTTGACCATAGAAGATGACGGAGTGGGCTTTGATGCCAACAGTGACAAAAAGGGCATTGGCCTAAAAAACATGGCATCAAGAGCCGAGAAGCTAAAGGGTTCTTTTAGAATAAATGCCGTACCAAACAAAAAAACGGTCATACACATTATTGTCCCGATTTAATTTCTTAGTTATCGAAGACCATCTGCTACAGAGGCTTATTAAAGACATTTTCTCAGATTAGCTAGAACAATTCCAGTTAAATTTCGTGATTGGTACAGCTAATAATTGTGATGTAGCATATTTACGCAATCACCTTACTTATTTTGAGGATAAACCTTTGGCCTTATAGTTGTGAACGTTTTATATTTGAAGTGCTATTAGTAAAAATCGAGACTACAT
This genomic window from Mariniflexile sp. TRM1-10 contains:
- a CDS encoding tetratricopeptide repeat-containing sensor histidine kinase, with protein sequence MYKNYLYIFLFFLVSCLGAQSNVFKKQLESIHKLRQLSKSTELGLETRIAYAKQAVALSKRTGVDSVFLLSNDRLSVVYLGDVKYFDTAKKMFHENLKLAHKLKDSLSIAYINYQLGYVCHASRKKNDSAYYYYYNALKYFKNPSFSKITKYKTTQPYILNNIAYLQKDEQDYLGSQTTSIQAINLLLTIPESEETLELLSNAYNSLGLNLKKHKDYDRALEYFQKSMDISKNIPKEYEKKLHAKINIAEVYKETGDYKKAFDIYDKLLEDPDLFKKDPSSYGAILCNIAYTLFLAKEKHTAKIDSLFTKAHNIFEGLKLDYELSASSNDMSEFYQATNEKEKALFYAEKAHGIGKRGKLYEEELRALKQLSRLKEGEAGKAHLYEYIALHDSLIANERANRNKFARIQFETDQYINETKRLSTQNILISVIAAIFILSLGLLYFIRLQQGKNQRLLFDREQQEANQEIYGLMLRQQAKLEEGRMQERHRIAEDLHDGILSQLLGTRMNMGFLDLKGDDGTMGDYHRFLDEIQKIEKEIRSLSHELKGDEVLTKTNFESMMDQYLKTQSLVGGFEYEIVNRGVLFDGIQDFTKVNIYRILQEAVQNIVKHARANHVCIGFYLEAERLNLTIEDDGVGFDANSDKKGIGLKNMASRAEKLKGSFRINAVPNKKTVIHIIVPI